The DNA sequence TGTGTTCCTTTTGCAGATCCTCAATTAGAAGATTGCAATATCTTTGGGTCATATCGAGCGAGACGTGTCCCATTATCCGCTGTAGTATAAATAGGTTTCCCCCGCTCCTTAGAAACATGACCGCGAAGGTGTGCCGAAATATGTGAGGCCGCACCTCGACGTTTTTAATACCAGCCTTTCGGCCGTATCGGCGCAAATGCATTCTAACTCCAGAGCCGGTAATGGTTTTTCGTCGGCGACTAAAAAAAATCCGATCTTCATTGGTCAGAGAATGCGCCATTATCCACTGGCGCATGGCTTTTTCTGCATTCCGGCCAAAAGGCACTAAACGCTCTTTCGAGCCCTTACCATAAACTTTTATTACATGTTGATCAAAAAATATATTATTAACCTGGAGAGCCAACGCTTCAGAAATTCGCAATCCGCAATCAACCAGCGTTAAAATTAACAGCCTTTCTCGCTGACCGATAAATGTATTTATCGGTATTACTGAAAGCAAGACATGAAGCTGTTCCACAGAAAAACTGTTAATAACTTTTTGAACCCTTCTGAAATAAGTAAGATTTTCAGACGGGTTCTCTTTGATTCTCTTGGTTTGGTGTAGATACTTGAAACAACCACGGATTGCTTTAATATGCTTATTTATTGTAGAAATCGACACTGTCCCGGGTTTAAAATCCAATCTACTTCTCTCTTTTAAGTAATTTATGTAATCTTCTAGAATCTGGTATGTAACATCTTCGATTTCTTTTATGCCTCGTTTGGTTAAATATTTTAGTGTTAGATGGAGGCACGTGGAATACCCTTTCAGGGTTTCTTGAGCAAAACCTCTGCTTTTTGCATAACTTAGTGTTTGGTTTATTACATCAGAGATTAACATTTTACGCCCCTCTCGTTACCGTTAATTTAAGAGAGACCCCGATGCGCTGTGCACGGAGTCTCTCTTTTTCTTGATTATTTTTGCGCTTTACTTTTGGCAATCCGCAACCGCTTTTAATTGCTTTTGCAATGTTGCCGTCGCAGTATCGTCTTCTAGTGTGCGCTGTACGAGAAAATCAGCGATTTCGTTGAGCAACCCGGCAGATACATCGTTTGCGAAGTTTAAAACAGCGATTCGTGTTGGCAACGGAATCCAACAACTAAAGTCGTTGTGTAGATAACCCCCGATACCATCAATGTAATCGGTCTCATCCCGTACTAAAAACTTCTCGCTTCCAATATTGGAGTTGATTTTTCTCACCACATATCCTTGTGGTAACTGTACCCCAATAGGCGCTATGTTTTCAATAAAAATCGCTACTTCTCTTGCTGCTGCAAACAATTTTTTGGTAGCACGTGAATGTTCGGTTCCTGCACGTTCAAGCCTTTTGAGCGAATTTATGATATTGTTGTCGCTCATAAAAACACCTCCCGCGTTTATAGCCCGCCGGCCTTTTTATTTGTTTGGGTTGAATAACTTGACCCAAAACGCTTAAAAACGGGCTTTGTTTTAATTACCCGCATTAATTTTTTGTTGGTAAAAAAGAAAACCCGGCTATTGAAGCCAGGTTTTTTTTCGACTACCATTCATTGGTCAGCAACGGTCCCAAGATATCCGCTTCACACTCACCGGTTTCTTCACCCCACTGATTGCGCGGTGCCAGCAGGGTGCCGTTCCAGTTGTAATCCCGGCCGCACCGGTCGCAGGTGTTGGTAAAACCGGTGCATTCTACGGTTTTCCCGCAGTCGCAAACAACTTCAACGTAGCAGGAGATTAGCTGCCGGACATATCGCACTGAACTGGGTACTTTCTTAACAATGTATCCGCCAGGCATCCGCCGGGTTGTTCGGGGCATAACCACTCACTCTCCTTTAGTTTTCTTTACCAACCTGGCTGCGTCGCAGATGACCGGGTAAAACCGGTCGTCGAATTCGCATCGCTCGGCTACCGCTTCCAGGACAACATATGCAATCCGATTAAGCAACACGGAATGTACCGTCCCAAGCGCATATTTGAGCTCCTTATGAATGTTTTTGTCGTAGGTGTTCACGCCTTCGGCGATTAGATTTACTCCCTCGCGGATGGCGTCAATTTTTTCTACCATTCTTTCATCCATCTTATAAAGGGCAGGCCCCGGCGGCCCGCCCTTTCTCACCTCCTCAATGTTTGGTGAATCCGGGGCGGGCCAGGCCGCCAAGATAGTAGCAAAGACAAAGCAAAAACCGGCCGAATAGCCGGTCGTTTTCTTTATAAAGTTATTTCTTCAGGCTTTTAGTGGTACTTACGCCGTGGCACAAGCCAGTTCGAAATCAAACAGTGTTATTTTTTGATCAGCGTTTTCTTTGATAGAAGCAACTATTTCATCAATCCTGTCTAGAACATTATTATCATAATAAAATGCGTGACACGATGGACACTCAAACATTGGGATGTTGGCAATAACCAATACCATGTCTCCAACTTTATATTGCTCGCAATTTGTGGTTTTTTCTAAGGAAGATCCACATTCACATTTCATGATAAACAACTATCCCAGTTCTTTTAATTTCCTTAACGAAAACATCATCGTCAGAAAGCATTTCTTCTGGTGAAAACAGGTGCGGTTCGACTCTATCATCAAAATCCTCGAAAATATCCATTGCTTTTACTGACTCATTTAGATAATCACATTCCCTATAGTCCGGTGATATTAAAGCAATGTCTATGTCACTGCACTCATGCTGTGTACCTTTAGCAAATGAGCCAAATAGAATTACTTTTTGCAGATTGACCTTATCTAATACGCTTGACATTATATAATTAGATAAGTTTCTTACAAATTCCGAAGATATCTGCAAAGCCATAATAACATCTCCTTTGTGGAGTTAAGAAGTGAAGCGGCACGTTGACTTGTTAAATCCTTGTTTAATTTTCCTCTAATCCCTGGATACCTTGTTGCAATATAAAACATGGAAAGACTTTTTAAGAAGTTTTTCTGTTGTGCACCCAACAACTTCCAGATATCAGCATCTTTTGCTATCAAATCAAGTTTGTGAATCTTTTGAGGAATTTTATCGTTTTGTTGAATTACTGCTTTAATCGCTTTCTCGATTGACTGTTGGCACATATAGGCCATATACAGGTATCGCTTTTGCTCACGATACAGATAGTTGGCAACTTCGAAATCTTCATATGCGATTTCAAGCCAATCGTCAATCAATTTACGTTTATCCTTCCAGAATTTTTTATGCATATATTTTACACCTTTCAATGCGAAATTACAAGCATCCCAACTACCCCTAGGACTTCGCTATTCTGTTCTTGGGGGTAGTTAATATGACGGGCTTGCCGTCTACACTTATCACCGACGCCCCCGGATGTTTCGATCTCTGCCCCGGCACACACCACTCGGGGCAGTTTAGTTTTACCGTCATCCTAAGCGTATTTCCTGATCTTTTGCGGCGGCAGAAAAACATCATCTTTCCGCCTGCATATTTCCATCACCGGCACCAGGTACGCCAAGCCGCGAAGGTATATCCTGTCTCTATCGCTTCTTATCTCGTGGCGTTCCACTATCGGTTTCATCGGCGACCAATCGACCGGTTTCACCGGGTAATACGTCAATTTAACCCTTTGACCGGTTCTTAACATTTTTACTTTTTTTACGTATTCCTGAGCAAGACGTTCGGCCTGTTCTAAATACGTTTCGTCGCACAGCGGCTCCGGGTAGTTAACCAAATCTCTTTTCAACGCCATTTGCATCTCCGATGAGCGCAGACCCCCGGCCGGGCCTGCGTCCAAACCACCTTCCTTCTTTCGTGATTTCTTCGCAGGCCGCGCCGGACGGCCTATATACCGATTTTAAACTTTTCTACCGTTTCCTTTGCCTCAACAAACCACCTCGGCTGCATGGCCGCTTTCCGCGCCTTCAGCACCGGCGTCAACAGGTCAACGTTTAATTCGCTTGACAACGTTTTTACCTGTTTCACCGCTTTTTGCGGGTCGCCGTCGATTTCGTTGCTTAAAATCGTTAAAGCGGCATGGTACTGGTGGTACTCAAGATGCCTGCGCCAGCGCGACCAGACTTCATTGAGCCACCATGCGGCGAAGGCGTGGTCTTCAAGCCACCAGGCCGGCCACTGCGATTTTGGTTGCAGACCTACGCGGCGCAACTGGAAACCGGTCAGGCGCATAGCCGGATGTTTGCGGTAGCGTTGAGAAGGGTCGCCGGGCTGGGTTTCGACTCCGCCGTTTTTCTTGTTACGCTTGCAATCTGCAAGCACTTCGTTTTCGCTTTTGTCGGACAGGAGCGATTTGAACGTCACCACGCCCCCGCTCCTGCCGCAACGGTAGCAGTAAAATACTGCTTTTTCGCTGTTCAGTCTCAAGTGACGCTGGCGGCCGCGGTCGCCGCAGAAAGGACATGGGGATGTGTACTCTCCCTGTTTCCTGGGCAGGGGCCGGGCGTCTATGCCGTGCTCTTCGGCTACGGCAATGATGCTGGGGAATATGGTTTGAATTGCGATCACTCCTTTCTCTCTTTTTGCGGCGGGCTTTGTTTTGTGAATCGC is a window from the Dehalococcoidia bacterium genome containing:
- a CDS encoding YgiT-type zinc finger protein; this translates as MKCECGSSLEKTTNCEQYKVGDMVLVIANIPMFECPSCHAFYYDNNVLDRIDEIVASIKENADQKITLFDFELACATA
- a CDS encoding nucleotidyltransferase domain-containing protein yields the protein MALQISSEFVRNLSNYIMSSVLDKVNLQKVILFGSFAKGTQHECSDIDIALISPDYRECDYLNESVKAMDIFEDFDDRVEPHLFSPEEMLSDDDVFVKEIKRTGIVVYHEM
- a CDS encoding HEPN domain-containing protein, translating into MHKKFWKDKRKLIDDWLEIAYEDFEVANYLYREQKRYLYMAYMCQQSIEKAIKAVIQQNDKIPQKIHKLDLIAKDADIWKLLGAQQKNFLKSLSMFYIATRYPGIRGKLNKDLTSQRAASLLNSTKEMLLWLCRYLRNL